GCCCGCCTCCGCGACGACGTGCCCCTGTCCAAGTACGGACGCGACTCACTCACGCTGGTGCGTGATCCGGGTTTCACACTCCTGCTGATGGTTCTGAAGGCGGGCACAGGTTTGCCAGAGCACACCGCTCCTGGCCCGATCAGCGTCCTGGTGCTCGATGGCCGCGCCGCTTTCACAGCTCAGGGCACGCAGCTTGACCTCGGCCCACATGAACTGGTCACGTTGCCCGCCCACGTCTCCCACGCCGTGATGGCGCTGGAAGACAGCGCTCTCTTGATCACCATTGCTGAGCTGGTCACGCACACCAGCCCTGTTGGCCTTGAGCGTGAACGACAGGTGGAGACAGTGCAGGCTCCCGAACAGACTTGAGAGCTGCACTTTCAAGGTGTTTTTCGGTCCAGCGGTATTCATTCGCTTCACGACAACATGACCTCGGTAACACGGCTTTTGGCCCTGCCCGATCTCCTCAAGGTGGTGAGCGGGGCTATACTGTCACAACAGTGGGTCCATTGGCCCCTTAGGGCCGCAGCAGCACCAACGCGCCCAGGGTCAGCAGCAAGGTCGGCAGGGT
This portion of the Deinococcus rubellus genome encodes:
- a CDS encoding cupin domain-containing protein, yielding MSEGRLDRPQPIALNRYDLTGQIARLRDDVPLSKYGRDSLTLVRDPGFTLLLMVLKAGTGLPEHTAPGPISVLVLDGRAAFTAQGTQLDLGPHELVTLPAHVSHAVMALEDSALLITIAELVTHTSPVGLERERQVETVQAPEQT